DNA from Solenopsis invicta isolate M01_SB chromosome 4, UNIL_Sinv_3.0, whole genome shotgun sequence:
CTCCTTACACCTTAGAAAGAATGCTTTGTCACTATATattgattgcaaaatttaaaaaattaaagaatttaaaaaattgatttttcttagtattaattttaacttgtaaatctatttttgtgTTACTTGTAAATTTATTGAGACATAAATAGAATAGTAAAAGATAATAAACATAGTTTCTTTAAAAACAGgtaattaaatatgtttgtGATTAAGATAAAAGATTTAAAGTAAATCAATCTTCAAAAATAGATAAGTTTTGTTTTTCGTCTATAACAAATTATGGTTTGATAGCATACACAaagaaattagtatcaaatcaacaattgattgtttcatatatatatatataagtaagaatataaaatctttttggaaaaCTTTATCatcttaaatagacataatttgtttaaatggaaaaaattcttttttaaaattataagtttctctaggaagattttatattcttgcttatatatgaaacaataaattattgatttgatactaatttttttgtgatctctatcaatatataaattgttcCAAGTTTCAGGAGCTTGTTAGATATGTGACTATAAAGTCTGAGATTAAATTCTTTCTTAGGTAAACTTTTATCAAATCAGATAATTACCAGACAAATACTCAGTTGCTCGATCTCAAACTTTGCCTTGGCGAAGCCAAGACGAAAAAAAGAGCAATGTAATTTATGGACTTTTACcttaatgtttcaaaattttaattatttcttttttatcagaactccattcaaattttttttgaagagaattcatattacagtaattttttgtaaaaaccaAAGGTACTTTCAAAGTTCAGAAAAGAGTTTGCATTGCTACGtcataaataagaaatttagaaatccaaaaaatacaagaaaaaaaaatcggtaCATTACTTAACAATGAAGTTTCTCGCTTAACGTAGGCAGGAGTCTTTTAAGTTTGGCGATGTCATGAGTAAAACCCCACATGATGCATTGAGTGTGCTCCACAGTGGGCAAATCTCGGAATTCAGCATCTGTATTAAACCACTGAATGTGCTTCTCCTCTATGTGATTCATGAGTTCCCGTAGATGTTCGTTTCTTTTCACGTCCCAAGTAACGTCCGATTCAAAAAATCGGACAGACCTGAGTTTCTTATAGTCCCCATCTACCTCCTCGTAGactctgtaaaataaaaaattactctaAATTACTCATCAGTCAAATTAAACCATAACTTCATATTTTtcgcaaacttttttttatcaaaaactcACTTGAGGAAACCGTTGTCTTCGATGCCATATCGATTGGCTAAAGGTTTAAAGCCCCGCACTACGTCGATTGTTAGATAATTAAAGTTCTCTTTCGATCGACCGTTCACATCGTAATCGGTAATCCAATTCTTAAAGACCTCGACAGCTTCCTGCATGTTCTTGATCTTTTGTTCGTCTTTAGTACATGATATTACCCTTTTGGCTCGCTTCATCAGTCCATTAATCGTGTGATACTGATAGGATATATCTCTACCTTCCAAAGACTTGATGCTTTGCAAAGCTTTTTCCTTATCTTTAAAACTCAGTGCGTTTTGAGTTTCTTTGTTCTTTTCATCCTTTTCAGTTTCTGATGAAAGCCTCGTGCACTTTTTCTCCGGTTCGTTATCGCTACTCGACGAGCTATCGTGAGATCTTTTCGCGCTTTTACGTTGTTCCTCGACATCCATGTTGCCATCATCACCGAATTTTTCGCGCACCTGAGCCGCCAGTTTTTTCAGCTTTGTGGGATCGGGACTGTAACCGAGCAAGATGCATTGCATATGCTCCTTTGTTGGTAATCCTCGAAAATCGCCCATATCCGTCTCGTACCACTGAATGTACTTATCCTTAATTCTATCAATAATCTCCCTTAGGAGTTTGTTTCTCTCTATGTCCCACGTGGTATCAGAGTTGGGAACTTTTGTGTTACGCAGGCTCTTATAGTCGCCCTTTTTGTCCTTATACGCTCTAACAGAGTAAATTGATATCAACTCATAGAAAAGTAAGATTGAGAAATGTTACATCATAAAAATAACGAATTAtcgttatttattgtaaaaaataattcgttactaattttaaaaagtaacatattggttttatatatattttataagcaatcatttttttaatcatctaTGTTCAAAATCTTTCGACCCAAacgcttttaaaaaattcttgtgGTATTAGAGTATTATTAAcaaaagatttcaaattttgtgattttcctgaatatctacaatattttgTCACATTCTAACGAATAGAGTAGTTATTAcaatatacaaaaatgtaacaataatgtaataaaataagaattccCCAAAAAcgttcaaattgaaaaaaacctGAACatggttaaaaaattaaataaattttaataattttcctatttttttatatattacttttattatactttcatctttatgaaaatttgaaattaagatTTGATATATATTTGATGTATATTTTGAGTTGTGCACAGTGAAGTAAACGTTTTTGTTTGTAACACCTAGTGGTACACTCTTTAGCTCGTCAgataaaaatgtcttttaaataacaaatagatTAAGCTAAAAAGGGACCAGTGGTTCAACTTCCTTTTCCAATGTTTTACCAAGAAGATAATTTAACAAGATTGTAATTCACAAATGCgaattttatcaaaaacttttttttaatattaatatcgttattaaaaatacattccaATATTCATACCAgtacagaaaatttataattcattttacaTGTGTATATTCATGCAATAACTATCAGAATGCAGACTAAAATAATGAAGCCAAAACTCTCAATATTTCGTAAGTTTCCACAAAATAATATGCCAATtcattactaaattaaaatatcatttaacaCTCACTGACACACAATAATAAACAGCAGCAGAGTTTTCAATGACAacctgtaaaacacaaatataattcacattatagtaGCATCTGCAGTGATTAATATTGCTGCTTGAATTGAACAAACTACAGGCATTACAattgtattaaactttttatgtTATCACCAGATAACAATTTCAAAGTTGCATAATGACAGACAATATGTAACATTAAAGCTAGAGCacagaatataattatttcaggtCAGATGTGCAAAAGCAAACATTATTCTAACTATAAAAAATGAGATGTCAAACGAGCAAAGACAGGAAGGTGAGAGCACAAATATGAAACTGGTAactagtgataaaataaaaaacttattgcAATTGTAATGCTGTAACTTACTCAATTCACAATCATGGACCTTAAAAGTC
Protein-coding regions in this window:
- the LOC105200125 gene encoding uncharacterized protein LOC105200125, with translation MIKIKSTEQEEGGMGFKDKQKALDTLKILDGRDISYQYHVIMSFVSRVKRTLQITRDEEKLMNLRDALKIFEDWLIDYKKNNRAKENLAYLPIETIKAFRSLAKKYNVWNDEFFRAYKDKKGDYKSLRNTKVPNSDTTWDIERNKLLREIIDRIKDKYIQWYETDMGDFRGLPTKEHMQCILLGYSPDPTKLKKLAAQVREKFGDDGNMDVEEQRKSAKRSHDSSSSSDNEPEKKCTRLSSETEKDEKNKETQNALSFKDKEKALQSIKSLEGRDISYQYHTINGLMKRAKRVISCTKDEQKIKNMQEAVEVFKNWITDYDVNGRSKENFNYLTIDVVRGFKPLANRYGIEDNGFLKVYEEVDGDYKKLRSVRFFESDVTWDVKRNEHLRELMNHIEEKHIQWFNTDAEFRDLPTVEHTQCIMWGFTHDIAKLKRLLPTLSEKLHC